The following DNA comes from Rhodopseudomonas boonkerdii.
GTTCTTCGAGAATCCGGCGCACGCGCTGCACGTCGATCTCGCCGGGAATTTTCACTGACAGATCGTCACCGAGATCGCGGCCACGCAGCGGGCGGCCAAGCGGATCGCTGTTGCGCGCCGCGCCCTGCTGGCGGCCGGGATTGTTGCCCGGGCCGTCCTGCCCACCTTCGCCCTCGCCCTGCTGCATCTGCTGGGCGAGACTCTGCGCGCCCTTGCGGAGCGCTTCGAGCGCGCGACCCTGCGAGCCGACGGCGCCATCAGCATCGCCTTCGCCGAGCTGGCCCCCGGCATCGCCCATGGCTCCATCGGCATCACCGAGCCCGTCACCGTCGTCGCCATCCTGATCGCCGGACTGGCCCTGCTGTCCCTGACCTTGCTGGCCCTGTTGCCCCTGCTGGCCCTTCTGTCCCTTTTGCCCTTGGCCCATGCCCTGGCGTGCGAGCTGCTCCTGCAGCTTCTTGAGTCGATCGCGCAGGCTCTGCTGATCCTGCTGCAGATCGCCCATGCTCTTGTCGCCGCGCTGCCCGCGGCGGCGCTCGCCGCGCTGGTCCTGGCCTTCCTTGAAGGTCTTGTCGCGAAGCTGCTGCTGCTTGCGGATCATGTCGTTGAGTTCGTTCATCGACTGCTGCATCTCGTCGTCGCCGCCCTGGCCGGGCTGCGCCATCTGCAGGTTTTCCAGCATCTGCTGCATCTGTTCGAGCAACTGCCGGGCAGCATCCTTGTCGCCGGAGCGCGACAGCCGCTCCATGCGCTCGATCATGTTGTTCAGATCCTGCTGCCGCATCACCCGCGTGTTCTTGTCGAGCGGGCGCGCGAGCTGCTGCGGATTCTGCTTCATCTGCTCGGCGAGCTGCTTGAGGAACTTGTCCAGCGCCGCCCTCAGATTCTCGGTGAGCTTCTTGATCTCCTCGTCGCTGGCGCCGCGCTCAAGCGCCTGCTTGAGGGCGTCCTGCGCCGCACGCAGCGCCTTGTCGACATCGGTAATGTCGCCGTCCTCGATGGTGACGGCGAGCGACCACAGGCTGGCGACAAGCTCCTTCAGAGCGGCATCGGTGCGGGCGCGCTGGGCCTGGACGAGAACGCTGCGCAGGCCGAGATAGTGACCGGCCTCCGGCGTGAAGGCTTCCGGCGCGATCAGCAGCGCTTCCAGCGCGAAGACGATCTGATCCTTGTAATTGGCATCGAGCGCAAGATTGCGCCGCTGCTCGATCAGCGCGCGCGGCACCGGCTTGGTGAACAGACGCTCCGGCAGGCGCGTTGCGACAGCCTCGCTCCGGCCTTCATTGCCGGACTCGTCCTTGGCCGTAAGCGTCAGCATCACCTCGGCGCCGGCATAGGGATCTTCGGACAGATCCTTCACCGTCTGGCCGATGCCGTTGCGGGTGCGCGCATTGGGCAGCACCAGCGAGAAGGACGGCGGATCGAACAGCGGACGCGGCTTGGCGCCCTTGCCGTCGCCCGGCTTCGCAGCGAATTGCGCGTGGGCTTCGGTGACGCCGTAATCGTCCTCGAGCTTGTAGGCGAGCAGCAGCGAGCCGCGCGCCTGACGCTCGGGGTCCTTTGCAAGGGAGATGGTCGGCGGACGGTCGGCGGTAGCGGTGAATTTCCACACCGGCTGCCCCGCAGGCGCGCGGACCTGCGCGGTGCCGTCGCCAGTAATGGTGTAGTGCTTCTCGCTGGTGCCGGCCGGCGCATCGGCGGCGGGCGCGGCTTCTGCAACTCCCCCGGTGAGCACGACATCCGGTGCGCCGCCGCTGGAACGCACGATCAGCGTCGAGCCCGATGGCACCGCCATCGCCGCCGCATCCGTATGCGCCGCGTCCTTGTTCGCGGCCGAAAGGATGATCGGCGGCTTCGCCGTATAAGGCGGCGGATTGACCCAGGCATCGACGCGGACATTGGATGGCGCGATGACGCCGTTCCAGTCGAACGCGGCCATGATGCGCGCGCCGCGTTCCCCCGACGCGGCGAACCAGGTAGCTACCAGCAACACGAGCACCAGCGCCCGCAGCGCCCACGGATCATGCAGCGGCAATCGCGGCGACGGCATCCCGGCACGGATGCGCTTCAGCGAGGCCAGCGTGCGTTCGCGCTGCACCTGCCAGAGCGCGCGCGCGAGCGGATCCTGCGAGGCCAGCGTGTCGGTGAGCGCGGTGGCCGGGCGATGGCGGATGCCCGAGCCGCGGTCGAGCCTGGCGAGGCCTTCCTCGCGGGTCGGCCACCGGAAACGGATGAGCGGATACGAGGCGGCGATCAACGCGACGACGAACAGCACAAGCACAACAGTGCGCGAAATCGGCGACAGCGCCAGCCAGAGGCCAGCCCAGGAAACCACGAGAAACAGGCCGACAACGGAGAGCAAGCGCGCCAGCGACGGCCATGCCCGCTCCCAGCCGATCGACCACCGCGCCCGCTGCAACGCCTGGGCAAGCTGAAGCTGCGCCATGCTCTGCGCGTCGAGTGGGGTCTCTGGGCGGACGGGTGGCGTGGCGCTCAACGACGATCTCCGCGGTTACCGAAGCTCACCCTAGCACGACGGCGGTAATGAGGCATGTGCGACAGGGCAGGAAATCACATGCAAGGGTGGGGCCGGCGAAGCGGGGAACCATGGGCGGGTCACGATGGCGTGAGACGCACCGCGTCGGGTGGTTTCCCTCCCCCAAGCAGCGCAGCTGCGCAGCGGGGAGGGAAAAGCGGAGCGCCTCCGCTAGACGCTCACAGCCAGGGCGCGGGCTTGTCCATCGCGATCAGGTCCTCGACCTCAATCCGCGGCCGCACCACCGCATATCGATCGTCCTTCACCAGCACTTCCGGCACCAGCGCGCGGGTGTTGTAGGTGCAGGCCTGCACGGCACCATAAGCGCCGGCGGTCATGATGGCGATGAGATCGCCGGATTTCAGCTCCGGCAGCTTGCGATCCAGCGCGAGATAATCGCCGGTTTCGCAGACCGGACCGACCACATCAACGGCCGTCAGCTTCGCACCGGGCACCGCTTCCGCCACCGGCAAAATCTCGTGATAGGCCTCGTATAGCGTCGGCCGGATCAGATCGTTCATCGCGGCATCGATGATCACAAACGTCTTGCCGTCGCCATGCTTCACATGAATGACGCGCGCGACCAGAATGCCGGCATTGCCAACGATCATGCGACCCGGCTCAAACATCAGCGTGCAGCCGAGATTGTGCGTGACGCGCTTGACCATCGCCGCATAGGCCAACGGCTCCGGCGGCGCGGCACGGTCTTCATAATAGGGAATGCCGAGACCACCGCCGAAATCGACGTGGTCGATCGTGTGGCCGTCATTGCGCAGCACGGTGACGAAATCGGCGAGAATGCGGAATGCCTGCTCCATCGGCGCGAGATCGATGATCTGGCTGCCGATATGCATGTCGACGCCGGTGACCTTGATGCCCGGCAGTTTTGCGGCGCGCGCATAGACTTCGCGGGCCTTGCTGATCGGAATGCCGAACTTGTTCTCCGACTTGCCCGTGGAAATCTTGGCATGGGTGCCTGAATCGACGTCCGGATTCACCCGGATCGAGATGCGCGCGGTGCGCCCCATCGCCGCGGCAAGCTTCGACAGCAATTCGAGCTCGGGCTCGGATTCGATGTTGAGGCAGAGAATATCTTCGCCCAGCGCAAGACGCAGCTCAGCCTCGGTCTTGCCGACGCCGGAAAACACGATCTTGCTGGCGGGAATGCCGGCCGCGCGGGCACGCTTCAATTCACCGCCGGAGACGACATCGGCACCGGCGCCGAGCTTGGCGAGTGTACGCAGCACCGACTGGTTGGAATTCGCCTTCATGGCATAGCAGACCAGCGCCTTGGTATCGGCAAAGGCGTCGGCGAAAACGCGATAGTGCCGCTCCAGCGTGGCAGTGGAGTAGCAATAGAACGGGGTGCCGACGGTATCTGCCATCTCGGCAATATCGACGCCTTCGGCGTGCAGCACGCCGTTCTGATAGTCAAAATGGCGCATGGCGTTCTAGTCCAGCAGCGGATCGAGGAAGAACGACCGTTTGCGGCCGCGCGCAGCCTGCACGTCGTCCGGCTGGTTGGACGAGGTGAGCGCGTTGCCCTTGTTCGCGGCCGAGTTATCGGCATTGACCGCAGGAGTGCCCATCGGCGTCGCCGCCGCCTGCGGCGGCAGATCGAGACCGCCCTTGCGGCCACAGGCGCCGAGCGCGAGAGCGGAAACGGTCAGAACGATAAGGGCCCAAGGAGTGCGCGAAGGTGCGCGTGCCGGGCGGGTCGAACGAGTCACAGCGAAATCCCCAAATGCTGACACACCATACAAAGTATGCCGGGCCGTGGCGAGAGGTTGACTTTTCACCTCTCCCCACCGGGGAGAGGTGCAGAAGCATCAGCGCGATTTCTTGTCTTTTTCCAGACGCTTGAGCCAGGCCTTGGCCTGCGCGGCGACATTTTTCGGCGCCGTGCCGCCATAGCTGACGCGGCTCTTCACCGAGGACTCCACCGACAGGACCTTCATCACCTCCGCGGTGATTTTCGGCTCCACGGCCTGCATTTCGGCGAGATCGAGCTCATGCAGCGCCACGCCCTTCTTCGTCGCAATGCCGACGATACGGCCGGTGACATGATGCGCCTCGCGGAACGGCATCTTCAGCGTCCGCACCAGCCAGTCGGCCAGATCGGTGGCGGTGGCATAGCCCTCGCCGGCCGCTGCCTTCATGGCGGCCTCGTTCGGCACGAGATCGCGGACCATGCCGGCAATGGCGCGGATCGACAGCGACAGCGCCGTATAGGCTTCCATGGCACCGGCTTTGTCCTCCTGCATGTCCTTCTGATAGGCCAGCGGCAGACCCTTCATGACGATCAGCA
Coding sequences within:
- a CDS encoding TIGR02302 family protein → MAQLQLAQALQRARWSIGWERAWPSLARLLSVVGLFLVVSWAGLWLALSPISRTVVLVLFVVALIAASYPLIRFRWPTREEGLARLDRGSGIRHRPATALTDTLASQDPLARALWQVQRERTLASLKRIRAGMPSPRLPLHDPWALRALVLVLLVATWFAASGERGARIMAAFDWNGVIAPSNVRVDAWVNPPPYTAKPPIILSAANKDAAHTDAAAMAVPSGSTLIVRSSGGAPDVVLTGGVAEAAPAADAPAGTSEKHYTITGDGTAQVRAPAGQPVWKFTATADRPPTISLAKDPERQARGSLLLAYKLEDDYGVTEAHAQFAAKPGDGKGAKPRPLFDPPSFSLVLPNARTRNGIGQTVKDLSEDPYAGAEVMLTLTAKDESGNEGRSEAVATRLPERLFTKPVPRALIEQRRNLALDANYKDQIVFALEALLIAPEAFTPEAGHYLGLRSVLVQAQRARTDAALKELVASLWSLAVTIEDGDITDVDKALRAAQDALKQALERGASDEEIKKLTENLRAALDKFLKQLAEQMKQNPQQLARPLDKNTRVMRQQDLNNMIERMERLSRSGDKDAARQLLEQMQQMLENLQMAQPGQGGDDEMQQSMNELNDMIRKQQQLRDKTFKEGQDQRGERRRGQRGDKSMGDLQQDQQSLRDRLKKLQEQLARQGMGQGQKGQKGQQGQQGQQGQGQQGQSGDQDGDDGDGLGDADGAMGDAGGQLGEGDADGAVGSQGRALEALRKGAQSLAQQMQQGEGEGGQDGPGNNPGRQQGAARNSDPLGRPLRGRDLGDDLSVKIPGEIDVQRVRRILEELRRRLGDTTRPQLELDYIERLLKDY
- the lysA gene encoding diaminopimelate decarboxylase; translated protein: MRHFDYQNGVLHAEGVDIAEMADTVGTPFYCYSTATLERHYRVFADAFADTKALVCYAMKANSNQSVLRTLAKLGAGADVVSGGELKRARAAGIPASKIVFSGVGKTEAELRLALGEDILCLNIESEPELELLSKLAAAMGRTARISIRVNPDVDSGTHAKISTGKSENKFGIPISKAREVYARAAKLPGIKVTGVDMHIGSQIIDLAPMEQAFRILADFVTVLRNDGHTIDHVDFGGGLGIPYYEDRAAPPEPLAYAAMVKRVTHNLGCTLMFEPGRMIVGNAGILVARVIHVKHGDGKTFVIIDAAMNDLIRPTLYEAYHEILPVAEAVPGAKLTAVDVVGPVCETGDYLALDRKLPELKSGDLIAIMTAGAYGAVQACTYNTRALVPEVLVKDDRYAVVRPRIEVEDLIAMDKPAPWL
- the lptM gene encoding LPS translocon maturation chaperone LptM — protein: MTRSTRPARAPSRTPWALIVLTVSALALGACGRKGGLDLPPQAAATPMGTPAVNADNSAANKGNALTSSNQPDDVQAARGRKRSFFLDPLLD